A stretch of the Campylobacter concisus genome encodes the following:
- a CDS encoding AEC family transporter has translation MNFTPLFAIFFIIATGFFAKKVGIVEQKHSIPFVDFVLCFAMPALIFDKIYHVNVDVSLINTILIGFGSTAISAVMALVLGKIFKFTKVTTVSMVMLSLFGNTLFVGMPVIQGFFGDAMVNEVIFYDQIATGIPLSILGPLILSFAAPEKVSLFQNTMKILKFPPFIALIMALILKEVPLPEFIFAPLRMFEGSVTPVALFAIGVGLNFSSITSSYKGVSVVLLCKMILPAIVFFIILKVSGIQMSKTWVVGLFQCAMPTSALASAMVIKSGLDSSLAISSVAIGVLFSFITLPVIYFVFA, from the coding sequence ATGAACTTCACTCCACTTTTTGCAATTTTTTTCATAATCGCAACTGGTTTTTTTGCTAAAAAAGTCGGCATTGTTGAGCAAAAGCACTCGATCCCATTTGTGGATTTTGTCCTTTGTTTTGCAATGCCTGCGCTAATCTTTGACAAAATTTATCACGTAAACGTCGATGTTTCGCTTATAAATACAATTTTAATTGGCTTTGGCTCAACAGCTATCAGTGCCGTCATGGCATTGGTGCTTGGCAAGATCTTTAAATTTACTAAAGTAACAACTGTTAGTATGGTCATGCTAAGTCTTTTTGGTAATACCCTATTTGTCGGTATGCCGGTCATTCAGGGCTTCTTTGGCGATGCGATGGTAAATGAGGTCATCTTTTACGATCAGATAGCCACTGGTATCCCACTTTCTATCCTTGGGCCACTTATTCTCTCTTTTGCTGCACCAGAGAAGGTTTCGTTATTTCAAAATACGATGAAAATTTTAAAATTTCCGCCATTTATCGCGCTTATTATGGCTCTTATCTTAAAAGAAGTCCCTTTGCCTGAGTTTATCTTTGCTCCACTTAGGATGTTTGAAGGCAGCGTTACTCCGGTGGCACTTTTTGCGATTGGTGTTGGCCTTAACTTTAGCAGTATCACAAGCTCATATAAAGGCGTTAGCGTTGTGCTTTTGTGTAAGATGATCTTGCCAGCTATCGTATTTTTTATCATATTAAAAGTCTCAGGTATCCAGATGAGCAAAACTTGGGTCGTTGGCCTCTTTCAATGTGCAATGCCAACATCAGCCCTTGCAAGTGCGATGGTCATAAAATCTGGGCTTGATAGCTC
- a CDS encoding response regulator, translating into MNIASLKYNFINLKDLENPTDMLHAFKDKQGLEINNEQISSLKESIKTGKVINITDAEIKEQNRHKILQKVEEILNNYSKNLIYSNNKIHSDELSRGYHFNENAYFKNIKASDSSSMLSTLKSGYLENTKFKNLNDYAYSNTLKTKYGEVEVFLDIYGDNDKLGTTKLENNSYLFSFDSNNDGVLDQKDILFDKLKVRGYDKDGNEKIANLSDVMPRVDLRQFISTNVINHNQIKREELNRKATITNNPDLYVDTKDIDYRHSYYASDPNTLFAAENRYEKIEKNDINNFFKKYAQNDGWVDLRHNNIFGKDSSFKNFAYLKVGFDDTARLNEFNPIIEPSKDYKKDENFSYTKFQKDSFMKFYKDYNAEFDAYNKMIENLGNNLKKFEENADAYISKLEKTKSAKMIAMENEFSKATGLEFSMSNLKKVKRAFMLNESTAATALQDSDSVIAMKLNKDGSIRLKFDSGREIDVKELYNDTGKLNTPSELKTSINLEAKEMSNVQLNSLDFKDIGFMQGDKIVSLKDAGAIAIANLSNKFESKFLISLNNGKSISTREIYNISYLENDLKSKEKIDERDKFYKKVDIKA; encoded by the coding sequence ATGAATATTGCATCGTTAAAATATAACTTTATAAATTTAAAAGATTTAGAAAATCCTACAGATATGCTCCATGCCTTTAAGGATAAACAAGGTTTAGAGATAAATAACGAACAAATTTCAAGTCTAAAAGAAAGTATAAAGACGGGCAAAGTTATAAATATCACTGATGCCGAGATCAAAGAGCAAAATAGACACAAAATCCTACAAAAAGTAGAAGAAATTTTAAATAACTACTCAAAAAATCTCATCTACAGCAACAATAAAATTCACTCCGATGAGCTTTCTAGAGGCTATCATTTTAATGAAAATGCCTACTTTAAAAATATAAAAGCTTCAGATAGTAGTAGCATGCTATCTACACTAAAAAGTGGATACCTAGAAAATACAAAATTTAAAAATTTAAACGATTACGCCTATTCAAACACTCTAAAAACAAAATATGGAGAAGTAGAAGTATTTTTAGATATTTACGGCGATAACGATAAACTTGGCACTACAAAATTAGAAAATAATAGCTATCTTTTTAGCTTTGATAGCAACAATGACGGTGTGTTAGATCAAAAAGACATACTCTTTGATAAGTTAAAAGTAAGGGGTTATGATAAAGACGGAAATGAAAAAATAGCAAATTTAAGCGATGTAATGCCAAGGGTTGATCTTAGGCAGTTTATCAGCACAAATGTCATAAATCACAACCAAATAAAAAGAGAAGAGCTAAATCGTAAAGCAACGATCACAAATAATCCCGATCTTTACGTGGATACAAAAGATATTGATTATAGACACTCTTACTACGCCTCAGATCCAAATACTTTGTTCGCTGCAGAAAACAGATATGAAAAGATAGAGAAAAATGATATAAATAATTTCTTTAAAAAATATGCCCAAAATGACGGCTGGGTCGATCTAAGACACAATAACATCTTTGGCAAAGATAGCTCTTTTAAAAATTTTGCCTATCTTAAAGTGGGTTTTGATGACACTGCAAGACTAAACGAGTTTAATCCGATCATTGAGCCGAGCAAAGATTACAAAAAAGATGAAAATTTCTCATATACAAAATTTCAAAAAGATAGTTTTATGAAATTTTACAAAGATTATAACGCTGAGTTTGACGCATACAACAAGATGATAGAAAATCTTGGCAATAATTTAAAGAAATTTGAAGAAAATGCGGATGCTTATATATCAAAGCTTGAGAAGACAAAATCAGCCAAAATGATAGCCATGGAAAATGAATTTAGTAAAGCAACTGGGCTTGAGTTTAGTATGTCAAATTTAAAAAAGGTAAAAAGAGCTTTTATGCTAAATGAATCCACGGCGGCAACAGCCTTACAAGATAGTGACAGCGTAATAGCTATGAAGCTAAACAAAGATGGTAGCATCAGACTAAAATTTGATAGTGGTAGAGAGATAGACGTAAAAGAGCTTTATAACGATACTGGCAAGCTAAATACACCAAGTGAGCTAAAAACTAGCATAAATTTAGAGGCAAAAGAGATGAGTAATGTGCAGCTAAATAGCTTGGATTTTAAAGATATTGGCTTCATGCAAGGTGATAAAATCGTAAGCCTAAAAGATGCTGGAGCGATCGCTATTGCCAATCTATCTAATAAATTTGAGAGTAAATTTTTAATCAGTCTAAATAATGGCAAAAGCATATCTACAAGAGAAATTTATAATATAAGCTATCTTGAGAATGATTTAAAGAGCAAAGAAAAGATAGATGAGAGAGATAAATTTTATAAAAAGGTTGATATCAAGGCATAA
- a CDS encoding HU family DNA-binding protein, translated as MKKAEFIQAVADKAGLSKKDTLKVVDATLETIQAVLEKGDTISFIGFGTFGTADRAARKARVPGTKKVIDVPASKAVKFKVGKKLKEAVAAGAAKKGKKK; from the coding sequence ATGAAAAAAGCTGAATTTATTCAAGCTGTTGCCGATAAGGCTGGTCTTTCAAAAAAAGATACTCTAAAAGTTGTTGATGCTACTTTGGAGACAATCCAAGCAGTTCTTGAAAAAGGCGATACAATTAGCTTTATAGGCTTTGGTACTTTTGGTACTGCTGACAGAGCTGCAAGAAAAGCTAGAGTTCCTGGAACTAAAAAAGTTATCGATGTTCCTGCTAGCAAAGCAGTTAAATTCAAAGTTGGCAAAAAACTTAAAGAAGCAGTTGCTGCTGGTGCTGCTAAAAAAGGTAAAAAGAAATAA
- a CDS encoding YaaA family protein, with product MALKILFSPSESKISLNTNNKFNGKDLIFPELFDKRVEILNRYDEFLKNANLDEIKKLFGLKELEESKQLRESLSQKGSIKAILRYDGVAYKHLNYRGLDNEAQKYIDNNVLIFSNLFGPILAKDEIPEYKLKQGEKLGGFEISKFYEKNFSKAVDDFLQNDEILDLRAKFYEKFYTIKKEYIAFCFIKNKKIVSHHAKAYRGEVLRQIANKLVKNKDELMSLNFKNLRLIDMKKIGLKTELMFEICE from the coding sequence ATGGCACTAAAAATTCTCTTTTCTCCAAGCGAAAGTAAAATTTCTCTAAATACAAATAATAAATTTAATGGCAAGGATTTGATATTTCCAGAACTTTTTGACAAAAGAGTTGAAATTTTAAACAGATACGATGAGTTTTTAAAAAACGCAAATTTAGACGAGATAAAAAAGCTTTTTGGGCTAAAAGAGCTTGAAGAGAGCAAGCAGCTGCGAGAAAGCCTATCTCAAAAAGGCAGCATAAAAGCTATTTTAAGGTATGATGGAGTGGCTTATAAACATCTAAACTATCGTGGCTTAGATAATGAGGCGCAAAAATATATAGATAATAATGTTTTAATATTTTCAAATTTATTTGGACCTATCTTAGCAAAAGATGAGATACCAGAATACAAACTAAAGCAAGGTGAAAAGCTAGGTGGCTTTGAAATTTCAAAATTTTATGAAAAAAATTTTAGTAAAGCGGTTGATGATTTTTTGCAAAATGATGAGATTCTAGACCTTAGAGCTAAGTTTTATGAAAAATTTTACACTATAAAAAAAGAATACATAGCTTTTTGCTTTATAAAAAATAAAAAAATAGTGAGTCATCACGCAAAAGCATATAGAGGCGAAGTCTTGCGCCAGATAGCAAATAAGCTTGTAAAAAATAAAGATGAACTAATGAGCTTAAATTTTAAAAATTTAAGGCTTATTGATATGAAAAAGATTGGTCTAAAGACCGAGCTTATGTTTGAAATTTGCGAGTAA
- the flgL gene encoding flagellar hook-associated protein FlgL: MRITNQLRFSQTLHDYQKNMTGVNKSYKQLSNGLKIQDPYDGAATYNDAMRLDYEATTLTQVVDATGKSVNFSKNTDNALQEFEKQLENFKTKVVQAASSVHSKTSLEALANDLQGIKNHLVNIANTSVNGQFLFSGSAVDTKPIDGAGKYQGNRDYMKTSAGAQVELPYNIPGYDLFLGKDGDYSKILTTNVRLADQTRTDISYAPKFLNDNSKIKNMIGLNYASDSVVRSDGSYNGTINPDYDFLDNSNVNFPDTYFFMQGKKPDGTTFTSKFKMSANTTMAGLMEKIGMEFGNTKTTKVVDVSINNDGQFNIKDLTKGNQTIDFHMVAATSVAPNRGAIAQNNALDAVNSLEGLETMANNVPKTVHITEFVKSKYTDKDGNATNAFDYDKVRFERKDNELIANLPQVARRTGEYATDQTKLSEVSGTKESYDRNLYPKDVDARKRELFNIDNQEINLQVKSITGTKYDIKVKMGTAGGTNTPVQFEITSTPPGGTPSAPRTLTVYNSDEFGSYRTYASDFTYKQLMDIVAMAASDNIPNPPHAENANFDTDIEKVKRDQNYNAYKEALSKTKDAVETTLDDKGRMVLTDKTKSVTNIEVTMHDAKNSDKFDGDSTGRDTAGNAGHPQGKGSVFSFNENNALTIDEPSTSVFQDLDNMIEAVRKGYYRADANSNDPRNTGMQGALQRLDHLIDHANKELTKIGSQSKLLTATKERAEVMKVNVQTVKNDVIDADYAESYLKFTQLSLSYQATLQASAKINQLSLLNYLN, translated from the coding sequence ATGAGAATAACAAACCAACTACGTTTTAGTCAGACTTTACATGACTACCAAAAAAATATGACTGGTGTAAATAAAAGCTATAAGCAGCTCTCAAATGGTTTGAAAATTCAAGATCCATACGATGGTGCTGCGACTTATAATGATGCGATGAGGCTTGATTATGAAGCGACTACTCTCACTCAAGTAGTTGATGCCACTGGTAAATCTGTAAATTTCTCAAAAAATACAGATAATGCATTGCAAGAGTTTGAAAAACAGCTTGAAAATTTTAAGACAAAAGTAGTCCAAGCAGCTAGCAGCGTGCATAGTAAGACATCGCTAGAGGCTTTAGCAAATGATCTTCAAGGCATAAAAAATCACCTTGTAAATATTGCAAATACTTCGGTCAATGGGCAGTTTTTGTTTTCTGGAAGCGCTGTTGATACAAAGCCAATAGATGGTGCAGGAAAGTATCAAGGCAACCGTGATTATATGAAAACATCAGCTGGCGCTCAGGTTGAGCTTCCTTATAATATCCCAGGATATGATCTATTTTTAGGAAAAGATGGTGATTACAGTAAAATTTTGACTACAAATGTTCGTTTAGCTGATCAAACTAGAACCGACATCTCTTATGCGCCAAAATTTCTAAACGATAACAGCAAGATAAAAAATATGATCGGGCTAAATTACGCTAGTGATTCAGTGGTTAGAAGTGACGGCTCTTACAATGGAACAATAAATCCGGATTATGATTTTTTAGATAATTCAAATGTAAATTTTCCGGATACATATTTTTTCATGCAAGGTAAAAAGCCAGACGGCACGACATTTACTAGCAAATTTAAGATGAGTGCAAATACAACAATGGCTGGGCTTATGGAAAAAATCGGCATGGAATTTGGCAATACAAAAACAACAAAAGTTGTTGATGTAAGCATAAATAACGATGGACAATTTAATATAAAAGATCTTACTAAAGGTAATCAAACTATTGACTTTCATATGGTTGCGGCCACATCAGTAGCACCAAATCGCGGCGCAATCGCTCAAAACAACGCGCTTGATGCGGTAAATTCTCTTGAAGGTCTTGAAACAATGGCAAATAACGTTCCAAAAACGGTTCATATCACTGAGTTTGTAAAGAGCAAATATACCGATAAAGATGGAAATGCGACAAATGCATTTGACTATGATAAGGTTAGATTTGAAAGAAAAGATAATGAGCTAATCGCAAATTTACCTCAAGTAGCTAGAAGAACGGGCGAATATGCAACAGATCAGACAAAGCTAAGCGAAGTTTCTGGTACAAAGGAGAGCTACGATAGAAATTTATATCCAAAAGATGTTGATGCTAGAAAGAGAGAGCTCTTTAATATCGACAACCAAGAGATAAATTTACAAGTAAAGTCAATCACTGGTACAAAATATGATATAAAGGTAAAAATGGGTACAGCAGGGGGTACAAATACTCCAGTGCAATTTGAAATAACATCTACACCACCAGGTGGCACGCCTTCTGCACCTAGGACTTTAACAGTCTATAACTCAGATGAGTTTGGAAGTTACAGAACTTATGCCAGCGATTTTACTTATAAGCAGCTCATGGATATCGTTGCAATGGCAGCAAGTGATAATATCCCAAATCCTCCACATGCAGAAAACGCAAATTTTGATACAGATATTGAAAAGGTAAAAAGAGATCAAAACTATAATGCCTATAAAGAGGCTTTATCAAAGACAAAGGATGCGGTAGAGACAACTTTAGATGATAAAGGTAGAATGGTTTTAACCGATAAGACAAAATCAGTAACAAACATAGAAGTAACTATGCATGATGCAAAAAATAGCGATAAATTTGATGGCGATAGCACTGGTAGAGATACAGCTGGTAATGCTGGACACCCTCAAGGAAAGGGTTCTGTCTTTAGCTTTAATGAAAATAATGCCTTAACTATTGATGAGCCAAGTACGAGCGTTTTTCAAGACCTTGATAATATGATCGAAGCTGTTAGAAAGGGATATTATAGAGCTGATGCAAATAGCAATGATCCACGAAATACCGGCATGCAAGGTGCATTACAAAGGCTTGATCATTTAATAGATCATGCAAATAAAGAGCTTACAAAGATCGGCTCTCAATCAAAGCTTTTAACAGCTACAAAAGAGCGAGCCGAAGTAATGAAAGTGAATGTACAAACTGTTAAAAATGATGTAATTGACGCAGACTATGCGGAGTCATATCTGAAATTTACGCAGCTTTCACTATCTTATCAAGCAACCCTACAAGCAAGTGCAAAGATAAATCAACTAAGCTTGCTAAATTATTTAAATTAA
- a CDS encoding DNA translocase FtsK 4TM domain-containing protein, producing the protein MATAAPTADFVGSLGQSLGALNIKYFGLIAYVYPFLLIILGYFVYKNFKKFDFDFAQFLVGIFLFFVAFLMFQALSASSVNGGIIGNFIVSALKEVIGSIGTAVAILMMFIISLGLAFRENFIIVLRKAFVDKEIKVHEERNLKEIKQKQLPKIERKKQKNNDIKEEELIEAQVLNDDEQNLDEELEPEPEKESKASTINGVEILNEVAENKKLLDQIERGNVEKPKNFVLPPLKFLNDPPKRSHSVNEAEIDQQISNLLDKLRKFKIDGDVVRTYTGPIVTTFEFRPAPHIKVSKILTLQDDLAMALKAQTIRIQAPIPGKDVVGIEVPNQNLETIYLKEILESEVFKNASSPLTMALGKDIVGAPFVTDLKKLPHLLIAGTTGSGKSVGINAMLLSLLYRNSPQTLRLMMIDPKMLEFSIYNDIPHLLTPVITEAKKAITALANMVAEMERRYKIMSQTRTKNIESYNEKMKEEGGEQFPYIVVIIDELADLMMTSGKDVELYIGRLAQMARASGIHLIVATQRPSVDVVTGLIKANLPSRISYRVGQRIDSKVILDQMGAESLLGRGDMLFTPPGSPGVIRLHAPFASEKEIETVVNFLKEQQDVVYDEKFLIEEGTSGSVAAGTLGEDELDELYEEAKEIILSEQKTSISYLQRRLKIGYNKAANIIEQMEKMGVLSPVNAKGQREIL; encoded by the coding sequence ATAGCAACAGCTGCTCCAACTGCTGATTTTGTTGGTTCGCTTGGACAAAGTCTTGGTGCTTTAAATATCAAATATTTTGGACTTATCGCGTATGTTTATCCATTTTTATTGATCATTTTGGGCTATTTTGTCTATAAAAATTTTAAGAAATTTGATTTTGATTTTGCTCAGTTTTTGGTAGGAATTTTCCTCTTTTTTGTAGCTTTTTTGATGTTTCAAGCCTTGAGTGCTTCAAGTGTAAATGGCGGTATAATTGGAAATTTTATAGTTAGTGCCTTAAAAGAGGTGATCGGTTCTATCGGCACTGCTGTTGCTATACTTATGATGTTTATTATCTCACTTGGGCTTGCTTTTAGAGAAAATTTTATCATTGTTTTAAGAAAGGCGTTTGTGGATAAAGAGATAAAAGTCCATGAAGAGAGAAATTTAAAAGAGATAAAACAAAAACAACTTCCAAAAATCGAACGCAAAAAACAAAAGAATAATGATATAAAAGAAGAAGAGCTTATAGAAGCTCAGGTACTAAATGATGATGAGCAGAATTTAGATGAAGAGCTAGAGCCTGAGCCAGAAAAAGAGAGCAAGGCCTCGACTATAAACGGAGTTGAAATTTTAAACGAAGTGGCTGAAAATAAGAAGTTGCTTGATCAAATAGAGCGAGGAAATGTGGAAAAGCCAAAGAATTTTGTCTTGCCACCGCTTAAATTTTTAAACGATCCGCCAAAACGCTCGCATAGTGTCAATGAAGCTGAAATCGATCAACAAATTTCTAATTTGCTTGATAAACTCCGTAAGTTTAAAATAGATGGCGATGTGGTTAGAACTTATACTGGGCCTATCGTCACGACATTTGAGTTTCGTCCAGCCCCACATATCAAGGTAAGTAAAATTTTAACACTTCAAGATGACCTAGCGATGGCACTAAAGGCTCAAACGATCCGTATCCAAGCGCCGATCCCTGGTAAAGATGTGGTAGGCATCGAGGTACCAAATCAAAATTTAGAAACTATATACCTAAAAGAAATTTTAGAGAGCGAAGTCTTTAAAAATGCAAGTAGCCCGCTAACTATGGCGCTTGGCAAAGATATCGTCGGTGCCCCTTTTGTGACAGACCTTAAAAAACTACCTCATTTGCTAATCGCTGGAACTACAGGATCTGGCAAAAGTGTGGGTATAAACGCGATGCTTTTAAGCTTGCTTTATAGAAATAGCCCGCAAACTTTACGTCTAATGATGATCGATCCAAAAATGCTTGAATTTAGCATATATAACGACATCCCACATCTTCTAACTCCAGTTATCACAGAGGCTAAAAAGGCGATCACTGCACTTGCCAATATGGTCGCTGAGATGGAGCGAAGATATAAGATAATGAGCCAAACTCGTACGAAAAATATAGAGAGCTACAATGAAAAGATGAAAGAGGAAGGCGGCGAGCAGTTTCCATACATCGTTGTGATCATAGACGAGCTAGCTGATCTTATGATGACTAGTGGCAAGGATGTGGAGCTTTATATCGGCCGCCTAGCACAGATGGCAAGAGCTAGCGGCATACACTTGATAGTGGCAACCCAGCGCCCAAGCGTTGATGTCGTGACTGGCCTTATAAAGGCAAATTTGCCAAGTAGAATAAGTTATAGGGTAGGGCAGAGGATCGATAGTAAGGTCATCCTTGATCAAATGGGAGCTGAGAGCTTGCTTGGACGAGGAGATATGTTATTTACACCTCCTGGAAGTCCTGGTGTGATCAGACTTCATGCACCATTTGCTAGCGAGAAAGAGATAGAAACGGTTGTAAATTTCTTAAAAGAGCAACAAGATGTAGTTTATGATGAGAAATTCTTAATAGAAGAAGGCACAAGCGGAAGTGTGGCCGCTGGTACTCTAGGAGAAGATGAGCTTGACGAGCTTTACGAAGAGGCCAAAGAGATCATTTTAAGTGAGCAAAAAACGTCGATCAGTTATCTGCAAAGACGTCTAAAAATAGGTTACAACAAAGCTGCAAACATAATAGAGCAAATGGAAAAAATGGGTGTTTTAAGCCCAGTGAATGCAAAAGGACAAAGAGAAATTTTATAG
- a CDS encoding c-type cytochrome: MKKLLIVSSVAALLSTAAFAADGAAIYKKCIACHGAKAEKMFNNKVPALTSLDAAAIEEALKGYKTGANKFGLGAMMKPIATPMSDEDAKAVAEYIQTLK; the protein is encoded by the coding sequence ATGAAAAAATTACTAATTGTTTCTAGCGTTGCGGCTCTACTTTCAACTGCTGCCTTTGCTGCAGATGGTGCTGCTATCTACAAAAAATGCATCGCCTGTCATGGTGCAAAAGCTGAAAAAATGTTTAATAATAAAGTTCCAGCTTTAACATCTCTTGATGCAGCAGCTATCGAAGAGGCACTAAAGGGTTATAAAACAGGAGCAAATAAATTTGGTCTTGGCGCTATGATGAAACCAATCGCTACTCCAATGAGCGACGAAGATGCAAAAGCAGTAGCTGAATACATCCAAACTTTAAAATAA
- the gmhB gene encoding D-glycero-beta-D-manno-heptose 1,7-bisphosphate 7-phosphatase, with product MNKNEPIKALFLDRDGVINEDAGYVYEIKDFKFIDGVFDALRGFAKAGYKLFVVTNQSGIGRGYYTQEQFDTLNKFMLEIFKKEQIFITKVYFCPHAPEADCACRKPNPKMILDACKEFDIDLENSLMIGDKPSDFEAGKRAGVGRNFLLDGINFKDVRDVLNKLKKEKSL from the coding sequence ATGAATAAAAATGAGCCTATTAAAGCACTTTTTCTGGATAGAGACGGCGTAATAAACGAAGATGCTGGATATGTTTACGAGATAAAAGATTTTAAATTTATCGATGGCGTTTTTGATGCTTTAAGAGGATTTGCCAAGGCTGGCTACAAGCTCTTTGTCGTGACAAATCAATCAGGCATCGGCAGGGGCTACTACACGCAGGAGCAGTTTGATACTCTAAATAAATTTATGCTTGAAATTTTCAAAAAAGAGCAAATTTTTATCACCAAAGTCTACTTTTGCCCGCATGCCCCAGAGGCGGATTGCGCTTGCAGAAAACCAAATCCAAAAATGATACTTGATGCTTGCAAAGAGTTTGACATAGACCTTGAAAACTCGCTCATGATAGGTGATAAGCCAAGCGACTTCGAGGCTGGCAAAAGAGCTGGTGTGGGCAGAAATTTCTTGCTTGATGGCATAAATTTTAAAGATGTAAGAGATGTTTTAAATAAGCTAAAAAAGGAAAAATCACTATGA
- the rfaD gene encoding ADP-glyceromanno-heptose 6-epimerase, whose protein sequence is MNLNGKKIVITGGAGFIGSALAHYFDENYKDAHVLVVDKFRNDETFSNGNLKSFGHFKNLLGFKGEIYAGDINDESTLEKIKSFRPDVIYHEAAISDTTVKEQDELIKTNVNAFVNLLDICESLGAKMIYASSGATYGNAKSPQTVGECEAPNNVYGFSKLSMDNINKIYAKRGVSVVGLRYFNVFGKGEFFKNKTASMVLQFGLQILAGKTPRLFESSDQIKRDFVYIKDIIDANIKALDAPSGVYNAATGKARSFQDIADILQREIGVNLGNEYIKNPFIGSYQFHTEADVAPAREAFGFSATWSLEEAIKDYLPEIKRIYKEEING, encoded by the coding sequence ATGAATTTAAACGGAAAAAAGATAGTTATAACTGGTGGCGCTGGCTTTATCGGCTCAGCTTTGGCGCACTATTTTGATGAAAACTATAAAGATGCTCACGTGCTTGTCGTGGATAAATTTAGAAACGACGAGACATTTAGCAATGGCAACCTAAAAAGCTTTGGCCATTTTAAAAATTTGCTTGGCTTTAAGGGTGAAATTTACGCTGGTGACATCAACGATGAGAGCACGCTTGAGAAGATAAAGAGCTTTCGTCCAGACGTCATCTACCACGAGGCAGCGATCTCTGACACCACTGTAAAAGAACAAGACGAGCTAATAAAAACAAATGTAAATGCCTTTGTAAATTTGCTTGATATCTGCGAGAGTCTGGGCGCAAAGATGATCTACGCTAGCTCAGGGGCGACTTATGGCAACGCAAAGAGCCCGCAAACCGTTGGCGAATGCGAAGCGCCAAATAATGTCTATGGCTTTAGCAAGCTAAGCATGGATAATATCAATAAAATTTACGCAAAGCGCGGCGTGAGCGTGGTTGGGCTGAGGTATTTTAACGTCTTTGGCAAGGGCGAGTTTTTTAAAAACAAAACCGCCTCGATGGTGCTTCAGTTTGGACTTCAAATTTTAGCTGGAAAGACCCCAAGGCTATTTGAGAGCAGCGACCAGATCAAAAGAGATTTTGTCTATATAAAAGATATCATTGACGCAAATATAAAAGCGCTTGATGCACCAAGTGGCGTCTATAACGCAGCTACTGGCAAGGCTAGAAGCTTTCAAGATATCGCTGACATCTTGCAACGCGAGATCGGCGTAAATTTAGGCAACGAATATATCAAAAATCCATTTATCGGCTCATACCAGTTTCACACAGAGGCCGACGTAGCCCCAGCTCGCGAGGCATTTGGCTTTAGCGCGACTTGGAGCTTGGAAGAGGCGATAAAAGATTATTTGCCAGAGATAAAGAGAATTTATAAGGAAGAGATAAATGGCTAA